GCCAAAGAATTAATCAAAAAAGTTAACCGCGAAGATATTTGGAAAGAAGCCGCTAAAGAATTAGGAATATCTGCGGCTGATATTCCTACCAGTACATCTCGTGGAGTAGAAACATTTTTTGATGGGATTAAATTTGACCCTGAGAAACCAGAAGAATATCTCAAGAGTCTGAAAATCAAAAAAGTTAGCGTTTAGTTATTAGTCAGTAGTCATTAGTAAATTTGAGGAAGCATCCATGACCGTAGTTCAGAAACGTTCTATAAGTCCTAAACTGGAGAATAAATTTTTATCGGGTTTGCAAAAGCAACTTCCTGAACTTATCCCTCCCTTGATTGCATTAGCTATTTTTCTAGCTATTTGGCAAGTATTTTCTTGGACTCCAGGGGCAACTTTACCAGGACCAATCCAAGTTGTTCAAGATACTTGGATCTTAATTTTATATCCCTTCTATGACAAGGGAGGCACTGATAAAGGGTTATTTTGGCAAATTTGGGCTAGTTTGCAACGGGTGGCTATTAGCTATACCTTAGCGGCAATTGTCGGTATTGCTTTGGGTGTTTTGATTGGTGTGAATAAAACCATGTCCAAAGCTTTAGATCCTCTATTTCAATTACTCAGAACAGTACCGCCTTTAGCTTGGGTTCCTATTTCTTTAGCTGCTTTAAGACAAAACGAACCAGCCGCATTATTCGTAATTTTCATTACCGCAATTTGGCCAATTTTAATTAACACTGCGGTGGGTGTAACTCAAATTCCCGACGATTACAACAACGTTGCTAAAGTTTTACAACTTTCTAAAAAAGAATACTTTTTTAACATTCTCATTCCTTCTGCATTACCCTACATTTTCACAGGTTTAAGAATTGCCAT
The window above is part of the Dolichospermum sp. DET69 genome. Proteins encoded here:
- the ntrB gene encoding nitrate ABC transporter permease; its protein translation is MTVVQKRSISPKLENKFLSGLQKQLPELIPPLIALAIFLAIWQVFSWTPGATLPGPIQVVQDTWILILYPFYDKGGTDKGLFWQIWASLQRVAISYTLAAIVGIALGVLIGVNKTMSKALDPLFQLLRTVPPLAWVPISLAALRQNEPAALFVIFITAIWPILINTAVGVTQIPDDYNNVAKVLQLSKKEYFFNILIPSALPYIFTGLRIAIGLAWLAIIAAEIVMSGIVGIGFFIWDAYQNNNVSEVILALVYIGVVGLILDKLMVALQNWILPEQK